One segment of Bradyrhizobium sp. WD16 DNA contains the following:
- a CDS encoding YraN family protein codes for MRKTMRKTSPPPEAKSDTVAPDPARVIAFQTGISAESRAAAYLLAKGYRILARRFRTRFGEIDIVARRRSLLAFIEVKARASLDDAAYAVTPHQRQRIIAAAEIWLMNHPEDATLDCRFDAILIAPKSLPRHLTAAFDTGG; via the coding sequence ATGCGCAAGACCATGCGCAAGACTAGCCCCCCGCCCGAAGCGAAGTCCGACACCGTGGCGCCGGACCCGGCGCGGGTGATTGCCTTCCAGACCGGGATCTCCGCCGAGAGCCGCGCCGCGGCCTATCTGCTCGCCAAGGGCTACCGCATTCTCGCCCGGCGCTTCCGCACCCGCTTCGGCGAGATCGACATCGTCGCCCGACGGCGCAGCCTGCTCGCCTTCATCGAGGTCAAGGCCCGTGCCAGCCTCGACGACGCCGCCTATGCGGTAACGCCGCATCAGCGCCAGCGCATCATCGCCGCCGCCGAGATCTGGCTGATGAACCATCCCGAAGATGCCACGCTCGACTGCCGCTTCGATGCCATCCTGATCGCCCCGAAATCGCTGCCCCGCCATCTCACCGCCGCCTTCGACACCGGCGGCTGA
- the gshB gene encoding glutathione synthase, translated as MPLTVAVQMDPIARINVRGDSTFALLLEAQRRGHQLFYYTPDKLSLRGEEVVAPLQPLTVRDDTNDHFTLGEARRENLAKLDVILLRQDPPFDLAYITTTHLLERIQPGTLVVNDPASVRNAPEKVFVMEFAELMPPTLISRDIDEINAFRAEHGDVVMKPLYGHGGAAVFRVAPKDMNFGSLYDMFSVTFREPWVIQRFLPAVKHGDKRIILVDGEFAGAINRVPAENDLRSNMVRGGAAAATDLSPREREICERLGPALRARGLLFVGIDVIDGHLTEINVTSPTGIRAIARVGGPDIAARIWDVIEAKRG; from the coding sequence ATGCCCCTGACCGTCGCCGTCCAGATGGACCCCATCGCCCGCATCAATGTCCGCGGCGATTCCACCTTCGCGCTGCTGCTCGAGGCGCAGCGGCGCGGCCATCAGCTGTTCTACTACACCCCCGACAAGCTCTCGCTGCGCGGCGAGGAGGTGGTGGCGCCGCTGCAGCCGCTGACGGTGCGCGACGACACCAACGACCATTTCACCCTCGGCGAGGCGCGGCGCGAAAATCTGGCGAAGCTCGACGTCATCCTGCTGCGCCAGGATCCGCCGTTCGACCTCGCCTACATCACCACGACCCATCTGCTGGAGCGCATCCAGCCCGGAACGCTGGTCGTCAACGACCCGGCGAGCGTGCGCAACGCACCGGAGAAAGTGTTCGTGATGGAATTCGCCGAGCTGATGCCGCCGACCCTGATCTCGCGCGACATCGACGAGATCAATGCCTTCCGCGCCGAGCACGGCGACGTGGTGATGAAGCCGCTCTATGGCCATGGCGGCGCTGCAGTGTTCCGCGTCGCGCCCAAGGACATGAACTTCGGCTCGCTCTACGACATGTTCTCGGTGACGTTCCGCGAGCCCTGGGTGATCCAGCGCTTCCTGCCGGCGGTGAAGCACGGCGACAAGCGCATCATCCTGGTCGATGGCGAGTTCGCCGGTGCCATCAACCGCGTGCCGGCCGAGAACGACCTGCGCTCCAACATGGTGCGCGGCGGCGCCGCGGCGGCGACCGATCTGTCGCCCCGCGAACGCGAGATCTGCGAGCGGCTCGGCCCGGCGCTGCGCGCCCGCGGCCTGCTGTTCGTCGGCATCGACGTCATCGACGGCCATCTCACCGAGATCAACGTCACCTCGCCGACGGGAATCCGGGCCATCGCCCGGGTCGGTGGGCCGGACATCGCGGCGCGGATCTGGGACGTCATCGAGGCCAAGCGAGGCTGA
- a CDS encoding cytochrome C oxidase subunit IV family protein, with amino-acid sequence MAEVTLHQASHAVQAPARAHAEGQQHPIKLYLVVWGWLFVLSTGSFLVDYFGLHGYLRWSLIVLFMLLKAGLIVAIFMHMAWERLALAYAILVPPVFVVVFAVLMMFESDYTLLSRITFFAAGS; translated from the coding sequence ATGGCCGAAGTCACGCTCCATCAGGCAAGCCACGCCGTACAAGCGCCGGCCAGGGCGCACGCGGAAGGGCAGCAGCACCCGATCAAGCTCTATCTCGTGGTCTGGGGGTGGCTGTTCGTCCTCAGCACGGGCTCCTTTCTCGTCGACTATTTCGGCCTTCACGGCTACCTGAGATGGTCCCTCATTGTTCTGTTCATGCTGCTGAAGGCGGGGCTGATCGTCGCGATCTTCATGCACATGGCCTGGGAGCGCCTGGCGCTGGCCTATGCCATCCTGGTGCCGCCGGTCTTCGTCGTCGTCTTCGCCGTCCTGATGATGTTCGAATCCGACTACACGCTGCTGTCGCGGATCACGTTCTTTGCGGCCGGGAGCTAG
- a CDS encoding heme-copper oxidase subunit III family protein, translating into MVPPRDAAQPAGWRAIVADWSSDQRAFKNVSWGKAMMWIFLLSDTFIFGCFLLSYMTVRMSTTTPWPDTSEVFALDLGGRHIPMILIAIMTFVLITSSGTMAMAVNFGYRRDRGKTALMMLATAAFGATFVGMQAFEWTKLIREGVRPWSNPFGAEQFGSCFFMITGFHGTHVTIGVIFLLIIARKVWRGDFDTQRRGFFTSRKGRYEIVEITGLYWHFVDLVWVFIFAFFYLW; encoded by the coding sequence ATGGTTCCGCCGAGAGACGCGGCTCAACCCGCCGGCTGGCGGGCCATCGTCGCCGACTGGTCGTCTGATCAGCGTGCATTCAAGAATGTGTCCTGGGGAAAGGCCATGATGTGGATCTTTCTCCTCAGCGACACCTTCATCTTCGGCTGCTTCCTGTTGTCCTACATGACCGTGCGGATGTCGACGACGACCCCATGGCCGGACACCAGCGAGGTCTTCGCTCTCGACCTCGGAGGGCGGCACATTCCGATGATCCTGATCGCGATCATGACCTTCGTGCTGATCACGAGCAGCGGCACCATGGCGATGGCGGTCAACTTCGGCTATCGGCGCGATCGCGGCAAGACCGCGCTCATGATGCTGGCGACGGCGGCGTTCGGCGCGACCTTCGTCGGCATGCAGGCGTTCGAGTGGACCAAGCTGATCCGCGAAGGCGTGCGGCCGTGGAGCAATCCCTTCGGCGCCGAGCAGTTCGGCTCGTGCTTCTTCATGATCACGGGGTTTCACGGCACCCACGTCACGATCGGCGTCATCTTCCTTCTCATCATCGCCCGAAAGGTCTGGCGCGGCGACTTCGACACCCAGCGGCGGGGATTCTTCACCAGCCGCAAGGGCCGCTACGAGATCGTCGAAATCACCGGATTGTACTGGCATTTCGTCGATCTGGTCTGGGTCTTCATCTTCGCCTTCTTCTATCTGTGGTGA
- a CDS encoding cytochrome c oxidase subunit 3, whose amino-acid sequence MTIVVVFMAGVALVAGWWLSHQRLMAKPWLEEGALGEFSGGQSPSVPRAKLGLGVFLAVVGSLFALFISAYAMRMELIDWRPLPVPKLLWFNTGVLVLSSLALHLAVQSARRDDDAGTLAAVLAADVAAIVFLIGQLLAWRQLVAAGYVVAANPANSFFYLITATHGLHLLGGLVVLNRTAVRAWTGAAPRELRLSVELCATYWHFLLVVWVILLGLLTGWTTDFLAMCSHLLT is encoded by the coding sequence ATGACCATCGTCGTCGTGTTCATGGCGGGGGTGGCGCTGGTGGCGGGATGGTGGCTCTCGCACCAGCGCCTGATGGCCAAGCCCTGGCTGGAGGAGGGTGCCCTCGGCGAATTCTCCGGCGGCCAATCGCCGTCGGTGCCCAGGGCGAAGCTCGGGCTCGGCGTTTTCCTCGCCGTGGTCGGTTCGCTGTTCGCGCTGTTCATCAGCGCCTATGCCATGCGGATGGAATTGATCGACTGGCGGCCGCTGCCGGTGCCCAAGCTGCTGTGGTTCAACACCGGCGTGCTGGTGCTGAGCAGCCTTGCCCTGCACCTGGCGGTCCAGTCGGCGCGGCGGGACGACGACGCCGGCACCCTCGCCGCGGTGCTGGCGGCCGACGTCGCCGCCATCGTGTTCCTGATCGGCCAGCTCCTGGCGTGGCGGCAGCTGGTCGCCGCCGGTTATGTCGTGGCGGCCAATCCGGCCAATTCCTTCTTCTATCTGATCACGGCGACCCACGGGCTTCACCTGCTGGGCGGGCTCGTGGTGCTGAACCGGACCGCGGTCAGGGCCTGGACCGGCGCCGCGCCGCGCGAGCTGCGCCTGAGCGTCGAATTGTGCGCGACCTATTGGCACTTTTTGCTCGTGGTGTGGGTGATCCTGCTCGGCCTGCTGACCGGATGGACCACCGACTTCCTGGCGATGTGCAGTCATTTACTGACCTGA
- the ctaD gene encoding cytochrome c oxidase subunit I: protein MVDIPSDAVITVPPAEVGDVELYHPRSWLTRYVFSQDAKVIAIQYSVTAMSIGMVALVLSWLMRLQLGFPGVFSFIDANQYLQFITMHGMIMVIYLLTALFLGGFGNYLIPLMVGARDMAFPYVNMLSYWIYLLAVLVLASTFFVPGGPTGAGWTLYPPQAILSGSPGQEMGIILMLTSLILFIIGFTMGGLNYVVTVLQGRTRGMTLMRMPLTVWGIFTATVMALLAFPALFVASVMLLFDRLLGTSFFMPSLVEMGQQAKYGGGSPLLFQHLFWFFGHPEVYIVALPAFGIVSDLISTHARKNIFGYRMMVWAIVAIGALSFVVWAHHMYVSGMNPRFGFFFATTTLIIAVPTAIKVYNWILTLWRGDIHLTVPMLFALGFIITFVNGGLTGLFLGNVVVDVPLSDTMFVVAHFHMVMGVAPIMVVFGAIYHWYPKITGRMLDETLGRIHFWVTFLGAYAIFFPMHYLGLLGVPRRYHDIGETAFVPASAHDLNAFMSVAALIVGAAQLMFLFNLVWSLRHGKDAGGNPWGATTLEWQTPQTPPPHGNWGKELPVVYRWAYDYSVPGAPRDFIPQNEPPTGLAAGHAT from the coding sequence ATGGTTGATATCCCGTCCGACGCAGTCATCACCGTTCCGCCGGCCGAGGTCGGCGACGTCGAGCTCTACCATCCGAGGAGCTGGCTGACCCGCTACGTCTTCTCCCAGGACGCCAAAGTCATCGCGATCCAGTACTCGGTCACGGCGATGTCGATCGGCATGGTGGCGCTGGTGCTGTCGTGGCTGATGCGGCTGCAACTGGGGTTCCCCGGGGTCTTCTCCTTCATCGACGCCAACCAGTATCTCCAGTTCATCACCATGCACGGCATGATCATGGTGATCTATCTCTTGACCGCGCTGTTCCTGGGGGGCTTCGGCAACTACCTCATTCCGCTGATGGTCGGCGCGCGGGACATGGCGTTCCCCTACGTCAACATGCTGAGCTACTGGATCTATCTGCTCGCGGTGCTGGTGCTGGCGTCGACCTTCTTCGTGCCCGGCGGCCCGACCGGCGCCGGATGGACGCTCTATCCGCCGCAGGCGATCCTGTCCGGCAGCCCGGGCCAGGAGATGGGCATCATCCTGATGCTGACCTCGCTGATCCTGTTCATCATCGGCTTCACCATGGGCGGTCTGAACTACGTCGTCACCGTGCTGCAGGGGCGCACGCGCGGCATGACCCTGATGCGCATGCCGCTGACGGTGTGGGGCATCTTCACCGCCACGGTGATGGCGCTGCTGGCCTTTCCCGCGCTGTTCGTCGCTTCGGTGATGCTGCTGTTCGATCGTCTGCTCGGCACCAGCTTCTTCATGCCGTCCCTGGTCGAAATGGGCCAGCAGGCGAAATACGGCGGCGGCAGTCCGCTGCTGTTCCAGCACCTGTTCTGGTTCTTCGGCCATCCGGAGGTCTATATCGTGGCGCTGCCGGCCTTCGGCATCGTCTCGGACCTGATCAGCACCCACGCCCGCAAGAACATCTTCGGCTACCGGATGATGGTGTGGGCGATCGTCGCCATCGGCGCGCTGAGCTTCGTGGTCTGGGCGCACCACATGTATGTCAGCGGCATGAATCCGCGCTTCGGCTTCTTCTTCGCGACGACGACGCTGATCATCGCGGTGCCCACCGCCATCAAGGTCTACAACTGGATCCTGACGCTGTGGCGCGGCGACATCCATCTGACCGTGCCGATGCTGTTCGCGCTCGGCTTCATCATCACCTTCGTCAATGGCGGCCTCACCGGCCTGTTCCTCGGCAACGTCGTGGTGGACGTGCCGCTGTCGGACACGATGTTCGTCGTCGCGCACTTTCACATGGTGATGGGCGTCGCGCCGATCATGGTGGTGTTCGGCGCGATCTATCACTGGTATCCGAAGATCACGGGACGGATGCTCGACGAGACGCTCGGCCGGATCCACTTCTGGGTCACCTTCCTCGGCGCCTACGCGATCTTCTTCCCGATGCATTATCTCGGCCTGCTGGGCGTGCCGCGCCGCTACCATGACATCGGCGAGACCGCCTTCGTGCCGGCCTCCGCCCACGACCTCAATGCCTTCATGAGCGTGGCCGCCCTGATCGTTGGCGCGGCGCAGCTGATGTTCCTGTTCAACCTGGTCTGGAGCCTGAGGCACGGCAAGGACGCCGGCGGCAACCCGTGGGGCGCGACCACGCTGGAGTGGCAGACCCCGCAAACGCCGCCGCCGCACGGCAACTGGGGCAAGGAACTCCCGGTGGTCTATCGCTGGGCCTACGACTACAGCGTGCCCGGCGCCCCGCGTGACTTCATCCCGCAGAACGAACCGCCGACGGGCCTCGCCGCGGGGCATGCCACATGA
- the coxB gene encoding cytochrome c oxidase subunit II, with protein sequence MAVPLTLLLVAVASVLFHFLSPWWWTPIASNWQYIDNTIIITFWITGFVFVAVVAFMSYCVLRFRHREGHRAAYEPENKRLEGWLTVATALGVAAMLAPGLIVWNEFVSVPADATAIEVMGQQWQWSYRLPGKDGRLGTTDVRYISAENPMGINPQDPRGQDDIVVSNDDLHLPVGKPVKVLLRSIDVLHDFFVPEFRAKMDMIPGSVTYYWITPTRTGTFEVLCAELCGIAHAQMRSRVIVDDDKQYHAWLEKQQTFAQLSGGRITQKASYRPDRD encoded by the coding sequence ATGGCTGTACCACTCACACTGCTCCTGGTAGCGGTCGCGTCGGTGCTGTTCCATTTTCTCAGCCCGTGGTGGTGGACGCCGATCGCGTCGAACTGGCAGTACATCGACAACACCATCATCATCACCTTCTGGATCACCGGCTTCGTTTTCGTCGCCGTTGTCGCCTTCATGTCCTATTGCGTGCTGCGCTTTCGTCACCGGGAAGGGCACCGGGCGGCCTATGAGCCTGAAAACAAGCGGCTCGAAGGCTGGCTCACCGTCGCCACCGCGCTCGGCGTCGCCGCGATGCTGGCGCCGGGACTGATCGTCTGGAACGAATTCGTCAGCGTGCCGGCCGATGCCACCGCCATCGAGGTCATGGGCCAGCAGTGGCAGTGGAGCTATCGGCTGCCGGGCAAGGATGGCCGGCTCGGCACGACCGATGTCCGCTACATCAGTGCGGAGAACCCGATGGGGATCAATCCGCAGGATCCCCGCGGCCAGGACGATATCGTCGTCAGCAATGACGACCTGCATCTGCCGGTCGGCAAGCCGGTCAAGGTGCTGCTGCGCTCGATCGACGTGCTGCACGATTTCTTCGTGCCTGAATTCCGCGCCAAGATGGACATGATCCCGGGCTCGGTGACCTATTACTGGATCACGCCGACCCGCACCGGCACCTTCGAGGTGCTGTGCGCCGAACTCTGCGGAATCGCGCATGCGCAGATGCGCAGCAGGGTGATCGTCGACGACGACAAGCAATATCACGCCTGGCTGGAGAAGCAGCAGACCTTCGCGCAGCTCTCCGGCGGGCGCATCACGCAGAAAGCGAGCTATCGGCCCGACAGGGACTGA
- a CDS encoding DUF2189 domain-containing protein, translated as MATPYSDRLVQSTASIAAPVIRDVRLRDLGDALSRGWEDFKAVPSHALLLCVIYPVLGVALFRLVIGYSVLPLLFPLAAGFALIGPFAALGLYELSRRRERGEEASAWHAFSVLSAPSFGAMLGLGTLLLTLFVIWVAAANAIYVGLFGYAPAAGIPDFASRIFTTREGLLLIVVGCGVGFLFALVALCISVVSFPMMLDRHATVAAAIYTSLRVVAKNPVSMAAWGLIVAALLVIGSVPLFLGLTVVLPVLGHATWHLYRKAVEPDPNPPRERPHPPKGRRYAAEFPISLLPWGRHKP; from the coding sequence ATGGCCACACCGTATTCTGACAGACTTGTGCAGAGCACGGCCAGCATCGCGGCACCTGTCATCCGTGACGTTCGACTGCGCGACCTGGGCGACGCGCTGTCCCGGGGCTGGGAAGACTTCAAGGCAGTGCCGAGTCACGCGCTCCTGCTTTGCGTAATCTATCCCGTTCTCGGCGTCGCGCTGTTCCGGCTGGTCATCGGCTATTCGGTGCTGCCGCTGCTGTTTCCTCTCGCCGCTGGCTTTGCCCTGATCGGGCCGTTTGCCGCCCTCGGCCTCTATGAACTCAGCCGTCGCCGCGAGCGCGGCGAGGAGGCTTCGGCGTGGCACGCGTTTTCGGTGCTGAGCGCGCCGTCGTTCGGGGCCATGCTCGGTCTCGGCACGCTGCTGCTGACGCTGTTCGTGATCTGGGTGGCGGCGGCGAATGCGATCTATGTCGGCCTGTTCGGCTATGCGCCGGCGGCCGGCATTCCCGATTTCGCCTCGCGCATTTTCACCACCCGCGAGGGACTGCTGCTGATCGTCGTCGGATGCGGCGTCGGTTTTCTGTTCGCCCTGGTGGCCCTGTGCATCAGCGTCGTGTCCTTCCCGATGATGCTCGACCGCCACGCCACCGTCGCCGCAGCGATCTACACTTCACTGCGCGTGGTGGCGAAAAATCCCGTCAGCATGGCGGCCTGGGGCCTGATCGTCGCCGCCCTGCTGGTCATTGGTTCGGTGCCGCTGTTCCTCGGGCTCACCGTCGTGCTGCCCGTGCTCGGGCACGCCACCTGGCATCTCTACCGCAAGGCGGTGGAGCCGGACCCCAATCCGCCGCGCGAACGCCCGCATCCGCCGAAAGGCCGCCGCTACGCCGCGGAATTTCCGATCTCCCTGCTGCCCTGGGGCCGGCATAAGCCATAA
- a CDS encoding YifB family Mg chelatase-like AAA ATPase, producing MVQHVSTVAFEGVEARAVDVQVHVAPGLPGFSIVGLPDKAVSEARERVRAALIASGLALPARRITVNLAPADVPKEGSHYDLPIALGLMAAIGAIPPDALNGLAVLGELGLDGSIAPVAGVLPAAIGANSRDEGLICPAACGAEAAWASPDTQQIIAAGSLIQLANHFKGTQVLSRPQPKMRAEAAATLDLRDIKGQESAKRALEIAAAGNHHLLMVGAAGAGKSMLAARLPSILPPLSPQELLEVSMIASVAGAIEGGALTTRRPFRAPHHSASMAALTGGGTRARPGEVSLAHHGVLFLDELPEFDPRVLDSLRQPLESGEVAVSRANHRITYPARVMLVAAMNPCRCGHAAEPGYVCRRGRVERCVGDYQGRLSGPLLDRIDLRIEVPPVTAADLILPPPVEGSAEVAARVARARAVQARRYEDAKLPRVRTNAEAPAAVLDDIARPEPQGLKLLHDAAERLRLSARSYHRVLRVARTIADLDGATTIGRPHLAEALSYRALGDDARNAA from the coding sequence ATGGTCCAGCACGTATCCACCGTGGCCTTCGAGGGCGTCGAGGCCCGCGCCGTGGACGTGCAGGTCCATGTCGCGCCGGGCCTGCCCGGCTTTTCCATCGTCGGCCTGCCGGACAAGGCGGTGTCGGAAGCCCGCGAGCGGGTGCGGGCGGCGCTGATCGCCTCGGGCCTCGCCCTGCCGGCGCGTCGCATCACCGTCAATCTCGCCCCCGCCGACGTGCCGAAGGAAGGCAGCCATTACGATCTGCCGATTGCGCTGGGACTGATGGCGGCGATCGGCGCCATTCCGCCGGATGCCCTGAATGGCCTTGCCGTGCTCGGCGAACTCGGCCTCGACGGCTCGATTGCGCCGGTGGCCGGGGTGCTGCCCGCGGCGATCGGCGCCAACAGCCGTGACGAAGGGCTGATCTGCCCGGCGGCCTGCGGCGCCGAGGCGGCCTGGGCGAGCCCGGACACCCAGCAGATCATCGCCGCCGGCTCGCTGATCCAGCTCGCCAATCATTTCAAGGGCACCCAGGTGCTGTCGCGGCCGCAGCCGAAGATGCGCGCGGAGGCCGCCGCGACCCTCGATCTGCGCGACATCAAGGGCCAGGAAAGCGCCAAGCGCGCATTGGAGATCGCCGCCGCCGGCAATCATCACCTCCTGATGGTCGGCGCGGCGGGCGCCGGCAAGTCGATGCTGGCGGCGCGGCTGCCGTCGATCCTGCCGCCGCTGTCGCCCCAGGAATTGCTCGAGGTCTCGATGATCGCCTCGGTGGCCGGCGCCATCGAAGGCGGCGCGCTCACGACACGGCGGCCATTCCGCGCGCCCCATCATTCCGCCAGCATGGCGGCGCTGACCGGCGGCGGCACCCGCGCGCGGCCCGGCGAAGTCTCGCTCGCCCATCATGGCGTGCTGTTCCTCGACGAGTTGCCGGAGTTCGACCCGAGGGTGCTCGATTCCCTGCGCCAGCCGCTGGAGAGCGGCGAGGTCGCGGTGTCGCGCGCCAATCACCGCATCACCTATCCGGCGCGGGTGATGCTGGTCGCGGCGATGAATCCCTGCCGCTGCGGCCACGCCGCCGAGCCGGGTTACGTCTGCCGGCGCGGCCGCGTCGAGCGCTGCGTCGGCGATTACCAGGGCCGGCTGTCCGGCCCGCTGCTCGACCGCATCGACCTGCGCATCGAGGTGCCGCCGGTCACCGCCGCCGACCTGATCCTGCCGCCCCCGGTCGAGGGCTCGGCCGAGGTTGCGGCACGCGTGGCCCGCGCCCGCGCGGTGCAGGCCAGGCGCTACGAAGACGCCAAGCTGCCGCGCGTGCGCACCAATGCCGAGGCGCCGGCGGCAGTGCTCGACGACATCGCGCGGCCCGAGCCGCAGGGCCTGAAGCTTTTGCACGATGCCGCCGAACGGCTGCGGTTGTCGGCGCGCAGCTATCATCGGGTGCTGCGGGTCGCGCGCACCATCGCCGATCTCGACGGCGCCACGACCATCGGCCGGCCTCACCTCGCCGAGGCCCTGAGCTATCGCGCGCTCGGCGACGACGCCCGCAACGCGGCGTAG